In a genomic window of Gossypium arboreum isolate Shixiya-1 chromosome 7, ASM2569848v2, whole genome shotgun sequence:
- the LOC108472879 gene encoding 60S ribosomal protein L36-2-like: MAPSQPKTGLSVGLNKGHVVTKKELASRPSNRKGKTSKRVHFVRSLIREVAGFAPYEKRITELLKVGKDKRALKVAKRKLGTHKRAKKKREEMSSVLRKMRSAGGGEKKK, translated from the exons ATGGCTCCAAGTCAACCTAAAACTGGCCTTTCTGTGGGCTTAAACAAAGGACATGTTGTTACCAAGAAGGAATTGGCTTCCCGCCCTTCTAATAGAAAGGGG AAAACCAGCAAGAGAGTCCACTTTGTGAGGAGCCTAATTCGGGAGGTTGCTGGTTTCGCTCCATATGAGAAGAGGATAACTGAACTTCTCAAAGTTGGGAAAGATAAGCGTGCTTTGAAGGTGGCAAAGAGAAAGCTAGGCACTCACAAGCGGGCCAAGAAGAAGCGTGAGGAGATGTCTAGCGTTCTCCGCAAGATGAG GTCAGCTGGAGGTGGGGAGAAAAAGAAGTGA